The following proteins come from a genomic window of Streptococcus pneumoniae:
- the rplI gene encoding 50S ribosomal protein L9 — protein MKVIFLADVKGKGKKGEIKEVPTGYAQNFLIKKNLAKEATAQAVGELRGKQKSEEKAHAEMIAEGKAIKAQLEAEETVVEFVEKVGPDGRTFGSITNKKIAEELQKQFGIKIDKRHIQVQAPIRAVGLIDVPVKIYQDITSVINLRVKEG, from the coding sequence ATGAAAGTAATCTTTTTAGCAGATGTTAAAGGAAAAGGTAAAAAAGGCGAAATTAAGGAAGTACCAACAGGGTATGCGCAAAACTTTCTTATCAAAAAGAATCTAGCCAAAGAAGCGACTGCTCAAGCTGTAGGTGAACTTCGTGGTAAACAAAAATCGGAAGAAAAAGCTCACGCTGAGATGATTGCAGAAGGAAAAGCAATTAAAGCACAACTTGAAGCAGAAGAAACTGTTGTAGAATTTGTTGAAAAAGTTGGTCCAGATGGTCGTACCTTTGGTTCTATTACCAATAAGAAGATTGCAGAAGAATTGCAAAAGCAATTTGGAATTAAGATTGATAAACGTCATATTCAAGTACAAGCTCCGATTCGAGCGGTTGGTTTGATTGATGTGCCAGTGAAAATCTATCAAGATATCACAAGTGTAATCAATCTTCGTGTGAAAGAAGGATAA
- a CDS encoding Veg family protein, whose translation MSDAFTDVAKMKKIKEEIKAHEGQVVEMTLENGRKRQKNRLGKLIEVYPSLFIVEFGDVEGDKQVNVYVESFTYSDILTEKNLIHYLD comes from the coding sequence ATGTCAGATGCATTTACAGATGTAGCCAAGATGAAAAAAATCAAAGAAGAAATCAAGGCACATGAGGGACAAGTCGTAGAAATGACTTTGGAGAATGGTCGTAAGCGCCAAAAAAATAGATTGGGTAAGCTAATTGAAGTTTATCCATCCCTATTTATTGTGGAGTTTGGGGATGTGGAAGGAGATAAACAAGTTAATGTTTACGTTGAATCCTTTACTTACTCAGATATTCTTACAGAAAAGAATTTGATTCATTATCTTGACTAA
- the cbpD gene encoding choline binding-anchored murein hydrolase CbpD — protein sequence MKILPFIARGTSYYLKMSVKKLVPFLVVGLMLAAGDSVYAYSRGNGSIARGDDYPAYYKNGSQEIDQWRMYSRQCTSFVAFRLSNVNGFEIPAAYGNANEWGHRARREGYRVDNTPTIGSITWSTAGTYGHVAWVSNVMGDQIEIEEYNYGYTESYNKRVIKANTMTGFIHFKDLDSGSVGNSQSSASTGGTHYFKTKSAIKTEPLVSATVIDYYYPGEKVHYDQILEKDGYKWLSYTAYNGSYRYVQLEAVNKNPLGNSVLSSTGGTHYFKIKSAIKTEPLVSATVIDYYYPGEKVHYDQILEKDGYKWLSYTAYNGSRRYIQLEGVTSSQNYQNQSGNISSYGSNNSSTVGWKKINGSWYHFKSNGSKSTGWLKDGSSWYYLKLSGEMQTGWLKENGSWYYLGSSGAMKTGWYQVSGKWYYSYSSGALAINTTVDGYRVNSDGERV from the coding sequence ATGAAAATTTTACCGTTTATAGCAAGAGGAACAAGTTATTACTTGAAGATGTCAGTTAAAAAGCTTGTTCCTTTTTTAGTAGTAGGATTGATGCTAGCAGCTGGTGATAGTGTCTATGCCTATTCCAGAGGAAATGGATCGATTGCGCGTGGGGATGATTATCCTGCTTATTATAAAAATGGGAGCCAGGAGATTGATCAGTGGCGCATGTATTCTCGTCAGTGTACTTCTTTTGTAGCCTTTCGTTTGAGTAATGTCAATGGTTTTGAAATTCCGGCAGCTTATGGAAATGCGAATGAATGGGGACATCGTGCTCGTCGGGAAGGTTATCGTGTAGATAATACACCGACGATTGGTTCCATTACTTGGTCTACTGCAGGAACTTATGGTCATGTTGCCTGGGTGTCAAATGTAATGGGAGATCAGATTGAGATTGAGGAATATAACTATGGTTATACAGAATCCTATAATAAACGAGTTATAAAAGCAAACACGATGACAGGATTTATTCATTTTAAAGATTTGGATAGTGGCAGTGTTGGGAATAGTCAATCCTCAGCTTCAACAGGCGGAACTCATTATTTTAAGACCAAGTCTGCTATTAAAACTGAACCCCTAGTTAGTGCAACTGTGATTGATTACTATTATCCTGGGGAGAAGGTTCATTATGATCAGATACTTGAAAAAGACGGCTATAAGTGGTTGAGTTATACTGCCTATAATGGAAGCTATCGTTATGTTCAATTGGAGGCTGTGAATAAAAATCCTCTAGGTAATTCTGTTCTTTCTTCAACAGGAGGAACTCATTATTTTAAGATCAAGTCTGCTATTAAAACTGAACCCCTAGTTAGTGCAACTGTGATTGATTACTATTATCCTGGAGAGAAGGTTCATTATGATCAGATACTTGAAAAAGACGGCTATAAGTGGTTGAGTTATACGGCTTATAACGGAAGTCGTCGCTATATACAGCTAGAGGGAGTGACTTCTTCACAAAATTATCAGAATCAATCAGGAAATATCTCTAGCTATGGATCCAATAATAGTTCAACTGTCGGTTGGAAGAAAATAAATGGTAGTTGGTATCATTTCAAATCAAATGGTTCTAAATCAACAGGATGGCTGAAAGACGGTTCTAGCTGGTATTATTTGAAATTATCTGGTGAAATGCAGACAGGATGGTTAAAGGAGAATGGCTCGTGGTATTATCTGGGTAGTTCAGGGGCAATGAAAACAGGCTGGTACCAGGTCTCTGGTAAGTGGTATTATTCTTACTCTTCAGGCGCCTTAGCTATTAATACGACGGTGGATGGCTACAGAGTAAACAGTGATGGAGAACGAGTATAG
- a CDS encoding thiamine-binding protein: MKASIALQVLPLAQGIDRIAVIDQVIAYLQTQEVTMVVTPFETVLEGEFDELMRILKEALEVAVQEADNVFANVKINVGEILSIDEKLEKYTETTH, from the coding sequence ATGAAAGCAAGCATTGCCTTGCAAGTTTTACCCCTAGCACAGGGGATTGATCGGATAGCTGTTATTGATCAGGTCATTGCTTATCTGCAAACTCAAGAAGTGACGATGGTAGTGACACCATTTGAAACGGTCTTGGAAGGGGAGTTTGATGAGCTTATGCGCATTCTAAAAGAAGCGCTGGAAGTGGCAGTGCAGGAGGCAGACAATGTCTTTGCCAATGTCAAAATAAATGTAGGAGAGATTTTAAGTATTGATGAGAAACTTGAAAAGTATACTGAGACGACACATTAG
- the dnaB gene encoding replicative DNA helicase, with the protein MAEVEELRVQPQDILAEQSVLGAIFIDESKLVFVREYIESRDFFKYAHRLIFQAMVDLSDRGDAIDATTVRTILDNQGDLQNIGGLSYLVEIVNSVPTSANAEYYAKIVAEKAMLRRLIAKLTESVNQAYEASQPADEIIAQAEKGLIDVSENANRSGFKNIRDVLNLNFGNLEARSQQTTDITGIATGYRDLDHMTTGLHEEELIILAARPAVGKTAFALNIAQNIGTKLDKTVAIFSLEMGAESLVDRMLAAEGLVESHSIRTGQLTDEEWQKYTIAQGNLANASIYIDDTPGIRITEIRSRSRKLAQETGNLGLILIDYLQLITGTGRENRQQEVSEISRQLKILAKELKVPVIALSQLSRGVEQRQDKRPVLSDIRESGSIEQDADIVAFLYRDDYYERGGEEEEGIPNNKVEVIIEKNRSGARGTVELIFQKEYNKFSSISKREA; encoded by the coding sequence ATGGCAGAAGTAGAAGAGTTACGAGTACAACCTCAAGATATCTTAGCTGAGCAATCCGTTTTAGGGGCTATCTTTATTGATGAGAGTAAACTTGTTTTTGTGCGAGAATACATTGAGTCTCGGGACTTTTTTAAGTATGCCCATCGTTTGATTTTCCAAGCCATGGTCGATTTATCCGATCGTGGTGATGCCATAGATGCAACAACGGTTCGTACTATCCTTGATAATCAAGGTGATTTACAGAATATTGGTGGCTTGTCTTACTTGGTTGAGATTGTTAATTCTGTGCCAACTTCTGCTAATGCGGAGTATTATGCTAAGATTGTTGCAGAAAAAGCAATGCTACGTCGTTTAATTGCCAAGTTGACAGAGTCTGTCAACCAAGCTTACGAAGCGTCACAACCAGCTGATGAAATTATTGCTCAGGCAGAAAAAGGGTTGATTGATGTCAGTGAAAATGCAAATCGAAGCGGGTTTAAGAACATTCGAGATGTGTTGAATCTCAACTTTGGAAATCTGGAAGCTCGCTCGCAACAAACGACCGATATTACAGGTATTGCGACAGGTTATCGTGATTTGGATCATATGACAACAGGACTTCATGAGGAGGAGTTGATTATCTTAGCAGCTCGTCCAGCAGTTGGTAAGACAGCATTTGCCTTGAATATCGCTCAGAATATTGGGACTAAGTTGGACAAAACGGTTGCTATTTTTTCACTCGAAATGGGTGCGGAAAGCTTGGTAGACCGTATGTTAGCTGCAGAAGGCTTGGTGGAGTCACATTCTATCCGTACAGGGCAATTGACAGATGAGGAGTGGCAAAAATATACTATTGCTCAGGGTAATCTAGCTAACGCCAGTATCTATATCGATGATACGCCAGGTATTCGGATTACAGAGATTCGTTCTCGTTCTCGTAAATTGGCTCAAGAAACTGGAAATCTTGGTTTGATTTTGATAGACTATTTGCAACTTATCACGGGAACTGGTCGAGAAAATCGTCAACAAGAAGTTTCTGAAATTTCTCGTCAGTTGAAAATACTAGCCAAGGAATTGAAGGTTCCAGTAATCGCTCTGAGTCAGCTTTCTCGTGGTGTAGAACAACGTCAGGACAAGAGACCGGTCTTGTCTGATATTCGTGAATCTGGGTCTATTGAGCAGGACGCTGATATCGTAGCTTTTCTCTATCGCGATGACTACTATGAACGTGGTGGTGAAGAAGAGGAGGGTATCCCAAATAATAAGGTGGAAGTTATTATCGAGAAAAACCGTAGTGGAGCTCGTGGAACAGTGGAATTGATTTTCCAAAAAGAATACAATAAATTTTCAAGTATCTCAAAGAGGGAGGCATAA